The window CGACCTGATGTTCGTCCGCAGGGGCGTTCTGACGCTGTCCGACTGGATGGACGGCACCTGTCGGTGGGTCAGGCGGTGGTGACGATCCGAATCTCAGGATCGGTATCGCCTGCCCGCAGGCGGTAGTGCGGACATCCAACGACTTGGCGAGGCGCCCGGATCGCCTGCCAGTCGGCGCCGAGGTAGAGCCGGTAGGCCAGCTGCCCGTCCCGGTGCTCACCGGTGTCCGGGTCGACGGCGCCGAGGAAATACCCCTGCGCCGCGTCGACATCTGCGAAGATCGCCCGCGCCCACTCACCCGGCTCGGTGACCGGGAGATAACGCGGTCGCCCCGTTGCGGCGTCGACGATGTACACGAGCACGGTGACCACGAACCCCGATGCCGCCGGCACCCACTCCTCGGCCGCCACATCGAACACCGTGAGCCACGTGTGGATCCGCAGCTCGACGTTCGTGCCGGTCCGGGCAGGCACGGTGATCACGTGCGGATCCGCAGAACCCAATGCGGTCAAGGACGGCAGCACCGGGGGATGCTCGGCGGAGAGGTCGTCGGAGGGAGCGGACACCAGCAAAGACTACGGATCTATCCCGCAAGGGTCGGCCTGAGCGCCCCGTGGACGACGCCCCACGAGGCCCACGTGTGTGCACCGCTCTGATGCGCTTTCAGGCACCCTGCTGGCCCGGAGAAGCGCCAGCACAGAGTGTCGAAAACTCGTGTCGGAAACCGGCATTCGGCGCACCTCGGCGGGTTCCTTCCGCGCCGAGGTAACCACAAGGATACACGCAGTTCGAAAATATGTTCGACTACACTGGTTGGGGTAGATCGATCGGGTTAGGGATGTGTGAAGGCGGCGAGTATGAGCGAACTGCCCATTGCGCCTGCCTCGAACGGGCTCACCAAAGCGGAGAAACTCGACCAGCTGCGGCGGAAGATGGCGGCGATTCCCGCTCGATCCGAGGGCACCGAACCGGCGAGGCCCGCGGTGATGCTGCGGTCCGTCGACGAACCCGCACCGATTGTGGCCACCGCCCAGACCACGCTGCGAACACTTCCGGTGCCCTCTCCGATCGCGGAGCTACTTCCACGTGGAGGACTTGCCCGCGGCACCGTGGCCAGCGTCTCCGGTGCGAGCGCAGTGCTGATTGGACTACTCGCGTCGGTCACGGCCGGCGGTTCGCACGCGGCCGTGATCGGACTGTCGAATCTCAGTCTCCTCGCCGCTGTCGAGCAAGGTGCCGACCTGTCCCGGATAGCGATGGTTCCCGAACCGAAGGACTCCGCGGTCGCGGTCGAGGCCGCAGCTATCCTTCTCGACGGAGTTGATCTCGTCATTCTCGGGCTTTCGGGCGCGGCCGTCACCCCATCGAGGGCGAGGGCAGTCGTGGCCCGGGCACGGTCGAAGGGTGCCGTCCTACTGGTGACCGAAGGCCACTGGGATGGAGTGGACCTGCGCATCGAATCCCAGGTCACCGGATACTCCGGTCTCGGTGACCGGCACGGACGCCTCACCGCGGTACAGCTCGACGTCGCGGCCGCCGGGAAAGGGTTCCAACGCCGGACGAGTCGGATGGAGATCCGCAGCGACTCTGGTTCGGTCACCTGGCGCGCCGACACCGACGGTCACGTCACGGAACACGCACCACTGCGAGCCGCGCTGTGATCAACACCGACAACTGGACCGAACGCTGGCCCCAGCACCCCGTCATCAGGACCTTCGATCCGCCACGAGCAGTTCAGGTCGACATCGGCAAGGCGTTGCCGCTCGGACGTGGCGGGGCGGCCCGGGCCGACTACGTCAGCTTGAGAGTGAAGAGTTCGTCGATCTACCTGGCCGGGCTGCGGCCGGCTTTGCAAACGCACTGGCTGCGAATGCATGACGGACAGTGGTTGGCCGCGATCACCGTTTATGTCACCGACGCCGCAGGAACCAATAGCCTCGAACTCGACATGATCGTCACCGCCGACGCCATCACCGAACCACCCGCACCCTAGCTGGCCGAGTCCAACGCCTGCACAGGATCGATGGCTCCGGTCAGGGGAGTCAGTGTAGGTACCGAGCGGCAGTTGTCTTCCGTTGGCGATCCGCCTGCCCGGCGGCCGCCTGGCCACCTGCGGTGTCCCCCGATTCGAGCTGTAGGGTCTCGGTGCCGGTGACATTTTGTAACACTGCCACCTGCGCGTTTAGCGTTTGTCTCACTGCATGTCCACACTGTTCTGTCTCAATTCCCTGGCAGTTCTTATCCGACATCACGATGCGGGGCGGGCCGTGCTGGGATGGGCGAACACGACGCCCGTGATAATCAGACCTCAAGGGGAGTTGGGGCACAGCAGGTCTGGGATCGCTGGCCACCCGTCCTCTCGTCCGGTTGGTGCCGTGGATGCCGCCGGATCATCCCGGGCGATGACCCGCGACGAGGCCGCCGAGCTGCTGGCGAAGGATGTGCCGCTGCGGGAGCGGGTGCGGACGATGCTGTACGAGACCGCGCTCGCGCTGACGAGCTGCTGAGACTCGATATCGGCGACATGGATACGGCGAACCGTTGTGACACGGTGACCGCAAGGCAGGGTCACGGATGTGGTGGCCTGGCAGACCGGGGCCGCGCGGCTGCTGCCGCGACTGTTGGCCTGCCGCAGGCGCGGGCTTGTGTTCCTGACTGATCGGAAGGCGAAACCGGGGATGGGCCGTAGACGATATCGACTCGTCGACCCTGCGGGGGCGGTTGTCGTATCGGCGGGCCCTCGAGATGTTCGAGCACCATACCGTCGACTTCGCTCGTGGGCCCTTCACGCTGTATCAGCTCCGTCATAGCCGGTTGACGCACGCGGCGGAGGACGGTGCGTCCACGCTGATGGTGGTGTGTGCGCAGGTCGGGTTTGGGCGGTTGTCGCGTGATGGCGCTGGTCGGTGTGTGTGGGTGTGATTGGTCGGCAGCGTGGCGGTCGCGGATGTGCGTGTTGGTCGCGGTGGTGGGCTTCTCGGTCGCTGTGCGATGTTGCCTCGCCCGCGACGCTGGTGGCGCGGCGGCGGTTTCGGCTGAGGTTGCCGGTCGTGAATGGTCGTGGTCGGTGTGTGGAGGGTGCTGTGACTGATCCGCATCACATTTGACAGTCGACCAGCCGCAGTGCTGGGCGACTCACCCTGATGGGCTGCGCGGCGGGTGGTGACCGGTCGGTGGTGGTTGCTCACCGCGCGCCCAGGCGGTGACGCGTTTGCTGGCGGAGCTGTGGTGTGGGGCGGCGATGATGACGAGGTCGCCGCTGCGGATACGGGTGCGGGGCGAGGGAATCAGGATTCGGTTTCCCCGCAGGATGGAGGTGATCAGCCCATGGGGCGGGGTGAGATCTTTGAGTTGGCGACCGGCGATGTACAGGTCGTCGGTGACCCGGACCTCGATCATCTCGGTGTTGATGCTGCCGATGGGCACATTCTCCGCGACCGGGTCGAGGGCGGTGGTGTTGGTGCGCAGACCGAGCCAGCGGGCGACGAGGCGGATGCTGGATCCCTGCACCGCGGCCGAGACCAGGACGACGAAAAAGATTATGTTGAAGATGAACAGCCCGTCCGGATACCCGGCCACGAATGGGAAGGTGGCGAGCACGATCGGGACCGCACCGCGCAGTCCCGCCCAGCTGATGAGTGTGAGTTCCTGCCACCGATACCGCAGCCAGACCAGGCACAACACCACGGCGATCGGGCGCGCGACGAGCACTAGGACGATCGTAACGATCAGCCCGGGACCGATCACGGCGGGCAGCTGCGAGGGGAACACCAGGACACCGAGGAGCAGGAACAGCCCGACCTCGGCGGTGCCGGACAGTCCGCGATGGAAGGTGCGGATGCCCCGGCGATGTAGCGGTACCTGGGCACCGACGATGAGGCCGGTGACGTACACCGCCAGGAAGCCGGAGGCACCGGCTGCGGCGGCCGCGCCGTAGGACAGACCCGCGATACCGAGTGCCAGCACCGGGTAGGCGCCCTCGGGTCCCAGATTCACGCGCATCAGCGTCCAGCTGCCCGCGATACCGATGAGCCCGCCGATCGCAAGCCCGCCGCCGAGTTGCAGCACCGCGAAACCTGCCCAGTCGGCAACCCCCGGAGCACCGCGCCAGGTCTCGATCAGTCCGATCGTCAGCATGATCGCGAGGGGATCGTTGGCTCCGGATTCGACTTCCAGCAGTGAGGCGAGCCGGCGAGGTAGCGGCGCGCGGCGTAGCACCGCGAACACCGCGGCGGCGTCGGTGGAAGCGACAACAGCGCCGATCAGAAACGCGGTCAGCACGTCGATGTCGAGCAAGAAATAGGTGCCCGCACCGACAACTCCCGCGGTGAGCAGCACGCCGACCGTCGCCAGGAGCGATCCCGGCACAGCGCCTGCCCACAGATCCTTGGGTTTGGTGGTCAACCCGCCCTCATACAGGATCAGCAGAAGCGCTATCGTGCCACCGATCTGGGCGACACGCGGATCGCCCAGGCTGACCAGACGGAGCCCGTCGTCCCCGATGACCATGCCCAGCACGAGGAACAGCAGCAACCCCGGCAGCCGTAACCGGCTGGCGAACCCTCCTGCGAGCACACCACCGACCAGCAACGCTGCGACGACCAATATCCACCAGTCGGCCGGGAGTTGGATGCTCATGATCTCCAGGGTTTCCGATCCGGACAAATCGGGAATAGCCTACCGATCGGCCCAGATTTACTCGAGTCGAGACTATGTGGTGGTGAAGTGATGAATCGCGACGGGCCGGTCCCGTGTGTGGTGGTGCCGCTGGACGGATCGGCGCAGGCCCGCCGGGCGCTGGATCCGGCGATGCGCGTCGCTCAGGTCTTGGGCTGTTCGATCGAGCTGGTCACAGTCTATGACCCGGTGCGTGGGCGGTGGGCGCGCGATCTGGACGACATCGCCGACCGGATGCCTTTTGAACAGGTCGAGGTTGCCGTCGTCGGATCGGGCTGGCCCGGTGAGGTCCTTGCCGATGTGGCCGGCGACCATCCGGGAACCCTGATCTGCATGGCCACCCAGGACCACGACCAACTCCAGCGGCTGGCCCTGGGCAGCGTGTCCACCCATCTGATGCGCGCGACCGACGGCCCGATTTTGTTCGTCGGCCCCGGCTACACGCCCCAGCAGGACCTGCCGAGATATCGCGACCTGGTGGTGTGCATCGACAATTCCTCGCGCGCGGACACCGCCGTGAGGCTGGCGGCTGTGTGGGCGGCGCGACTCGGACTCGGCATCACACTCGTCCACGTCGCCGCAGACCTCGCCGGCCAACTGGAAATGGAATCCGAACTCGCCGCCTACGTCGACCGGCTCACCGACGGTGGCGCGGCAGCCACCGCGACGGTGCTGATATCCGACAGCCCGGCTCACGCCGTCGCCGAACTCCTCGGATCCCGCCCGGACGCCCTCGCGCTGACCGTGTCACAAGGCCGCGGCAGCTTGACCCGGCTATTACTCGGCAGTGTCACCTCCGAACTGCTCGCCCGCAGCCCCGCCCCCGTACTCGTCGCATAGGCACCCAACGGTGGTGAAGGTGCGCCCGGCTGGGGCGCCGCTAAACGTCGGAGTGCCCCGCACCGGCCGTGTCCGCGCCGGCGTTGGTTGCTCATGGCGAATTCCCTATTGCCGACGCGGGAGTGGCGGTCGCGGCGTGGGAGCGGTGCCGGACGAATTCGCCACATCGGCTACAACGTGTCTTTTGCCGATGGCGGTGCTCGGGTACGTCGTCTCCCGGGTGGTCAAGCCGCCCGCGGCGATGGCGAGCACGGCCGCGATCATGGGGAAGCCGTGTAAGTCCGTCACGCCGGACCACGCTTGCCGCTGAGCTGATCGAGGCGGCGTTCCACGTCGGCCAACCGGTCTTGGATAGACGTGCTGTGCAGCAGTTCGGCCGCCTGATCGGCCTCGTCGGGCTCGAGGGTAATGGTCTGCAATGGGGTGTCGTGGGTATCGGGGTGATAGATCACGATCTGCCGAGCCCCGTCCGGGCGCACGATCAGACAGAACCGCGACCCGTCGCGGGTGCGGCAGTGGTGCAGCACGCCTTCACCAGGGACCGTCGACAGGTCGATGTGCATATCGGCGTCTCCTTCCCGAACGACCAGCGCTCGCGCTGCTCTCAGTCTCGGCCCAGTGGTGGCACTCGAGCTATGGGTGGGAACACCCATTTGTCGAGGCCGAATGGGCACGCACGATCACCGAATGGGTGCCGCGCCCCATGGGCACCACCGTGAGCGGCGATCAGACTGACCTCATGAGCAGTCGTGCCGGTACTGCGATAGACCGGTTGTGGGCACGCACACCCATTCCCCGCGGGTGCGCTGTTCCGCCGTGTCGTCGTCATCAACGGGCTGGTGTTCACCCTCGGCACTCTGGTGCTGGCGCTGTCACCGGGCCTCGGTGTCCTCCCGGGTGCGGCTGACCGAGATCCCGGTCCTCGTGATCGACTCCGTAAGGTGACGTACCTCCCTGTTCGTCTCGGTCCATCACGAGTAGTCCGGTGTGCGGGTCACGGGTACAGGTCGGCCGATCGATCCGATCCGGCGGGGCCCGTTCTCGCTGTTCGTGCTCATCGGAAATCCGCTGATCGTCGTGCTGATCATGGCCGCGATGCGCTACCCGGTGCGGGTCGGATTCCTGGCCGGTCTGACCATCGCCCAGATCTCCGAGTTCTCCCTCATCCTTGCCGCGTTGGGGCTCAGTCTCGGCCACATCAGTAACGCCACCGTCAGCCTGATCACCGTCGTCGGGCTCGCCACCATCGGCGGCTCGAGCTACCTGATCCTGTACTCGCACCAGCTCTACCACCGGCTCGAACGGTGGCTTCGGGTGTTCGAGTGGACCGGGACCCGCACAGCCGACGTCGCCGACGACGATTCCGAGGTGTACGTCATCCTTTTACGGGCTCGGCCGGTTCGGCCGGCACGTCGCCGACCACCTCAGCAGGGCCGGGCACCGGGTGTTGGCGGTCGACTTCGACCCGCACCAGGTCGGAGGGAACGATCGTGACGGCGTGACCGGCGGTCTACGGCAGCGCCGAGGACGTGCACTTCCTGGAAACGCTGCCCCTGGCGCAGGCCCGGTTCGTGATCAGCACCATCCCGTTGCTCGAGACCAACCGGGCGCTCCTGCGCGCCCTACGCCGCCACGAATACCGCGTCACATCCGCTCACCGCTCACCGCGCTCACCGCCCACGACGCCGAGCAACTGTGCGCGCCGCCGGTGCCGAGGTGATTCTCGAACCCTTCTCCCTCACCGCCGAGGCCACGACCGAGGTGCGCGACCACCTCATCGAGGACGACGCCCGCGGCGGCGACCGCAACGGACACCCCTGACGGTGCGCACCGGGGTGGTACCGCGTCGTCCGGTCGGGCCCGGGGACCCGTCCGGCCGCGTGTCCCGGCCGTTGTCGGTGAACACATCGGGAACGCCGTCGGCGTCCGCGTCGACCGTCTCTTCCTCGGCTATCAGCCGGTAGGCGCGGTTGCGGATCCTCAGGATGACGGCGGCGACGAAGGCGGCGATCAGCGAACCTGACAGGACACCGATCTTGACGTGATCGTCGCGCGGGCTGGCCTCGCCGAAGGCGAGTTCCCCGATTAGCAGGGACACGGTGAACCCGATGCCGGCGAGGACCGCGACCCCGAGGACGTCGATCCAGCGCAGCCCGGAATCGAGGGTGGCCCGGGTGAATCGGGACAACAGGTAGGTGGTGCCGAAGATGCCGCAGGTTTTCCCGAGCACGAGGCCGAAGATGATGCCCAGCGTGATCGGATCGGACAACGCGTCGGACAACCCGGTCAGCCCGCCAACGGTCACGCCGGCGGCGAAAAACGCGAACACCGGAACCGCGAACCCCGCAGAGAGGGGGCGGATTCGGCGTTCGAAGTGCTCGGCCAGCCCGGGCCCGGCGTCCGGACCCCCGGCGGCCCGGCTGCGGATCACCGGCACCGTGAATCCCAACAGCACTCCGGCGACGGTGGCGTGCACCCCGGAGGCATGAACCAACGCCCACGTCGCCGCCGCCAGGGGAAGCAGCAGCCACCACGACCGGACCCGCCGCTGCACGGCAAAGGCGAACGCCGCCAACGGAATCAGCGCCGCCAACAGCGGCAACACCGAAAGTTTGTCAGTGTAGAAGACGGCGATGATGGTGATCGCGAGCAGGTCGTCGACGACCGCGAGCGTCAGCAGGAAGGTGCGCAGCGTCGACGGCAGGTGGGTGCTGATTACCGCCAGCACCGCCAGAGCGAACGCGATGTCGGTGGCCGTGGGAATCGCCCACCCCTGCAGCGCGTCGCCGCCGGTGCGGGCATTGACCGCCACGAACACCGCCGCTGGCAGCGCCATGCCGCCGACCGCCGCCGCGATCGGCAGCGCCGCCCGCCGCGGGTCACGCAGATCCCCGGCGACGAACTCACGTTTGAGTTCGAGACCGACGACGAAGAAGAAGATCGCCAGCAAACCGTCCGCCGCCCACATCCCCACCGACAGATTCAAGTGCAGCGCCTCGGGCCCGACCGTGTACTCGCGCAGGGCGTCGTAGCCGCTGGACCACGGGGAATTGGCCCACACCATCGCGACGACGGCGGCCATGAGTAGCAGCGCGCCGCCGACGGTCTCCCGGCGGAGGAGCTCGGCGATGCGAGAGGTCTCGGCCCACGATCCCCGCGGGAACAGGGCCGCCTTGGCAGTGGGTCGGTTGTTCACACTGCATCCTCCCGTGTGTGTGGAGTCGCGGAGATCAACTCGGCGACGGCGTTCGAGGCCTCACGCAACGTCAGGTGCCCCACCCAGGCAATGGTGCACACCTGGACTCCGAGCAGCGATCGCACCCGTGGCTGCAGGCACTCGGGGCTGACCAGCTTGCCGTGCTCGCCGGTCGCGACGACGATCGGGACCCGCCCGGACCAGCGGCGCACCGTCCGGGCGGACAGACGGCGCGGCAACCGATCGGGGAAGCAGGGTTCGCCGATCATGCTGTACCAGCAAACCGGGCTCAAATCCGGAGAGAACCGGGACCCGATCAGATACGCCCGCAGTTGGTCGCTGTTGTCGAGTGAGGGATTGAGGCGCGACATGACCGTCGCCCTGCGATCGAGCCCGGGAGTACGTCCGGGCCTCGCCCGGTGACGGGGTAGTGGCAAGATCGCTGCCTCGGGAATTTGGTCGGCGGCGTGGGTGAATTCCAGCCGTGGTCCCAAATCCAGGAAGAAGAACAGCAATAGGAAGTCACGCAGGCTGACCAGCCGTGCCCCGAGCGTGTCCCGGTACGGGGTGCTCGCCAGGGATACCCCGGCCAGGAAGGCGCCCACTTCGGAGCTGAAACCGAGTGTGTCGCTCACCGCGGCGATCGAGACAGCGTAGGACACCCCGAACAGCACGAGCAGTTCCTGGGATCGGGCGATGTGGTGCAGCAGCCAGGGCAGCACGTAGCGCATCAGCACGGCGACGGCGGTGAGCAGGCCGAGGCCCTTGGCGATGACCAGCGTGATGTTCAGTGCCAGGCTGTCCCCGCTCTGCCGTCCGAAGACGTTGAGAGCGATCATCACCAGCACCACGACGATGTCCTGGACGATCAGGAAACCGACCGCGATCCGCCCGTGGAGCTGTTCTAGTTCACGTTTGTCCGACAGCAGCTTCACGATGATGATCGTCGAGGAGAAGGTAAGAGCGACCGCGACATACAGTGCGGTCACCGAGTCCATTCCCAAAGCGATCGCGATCAGGTACCCGACCACGGAGGTGAACAGGACCTGCCCGAGACCGGTGGCCAGGGCGACCGGCCCGGTGCTGCGGATCAGGTGCAGGTCGAGCTTCAAACCGACCAGAAACAGCAAGATGGCGATGCCGAGGCGTGCCAGAAGCTCGATCGTGCTGTCGGCGACCACCCAGCCGGTTCCGGCCGGTCCGACCAGGATGCCGACTCCGATGAATGCGACGATCATCGGCTGCCGCAGCCGGGTGGCCAGCAATCCTGCGCACGCGGCGATGGCCAGGATGACCGCGATCAGTGCGAAGTCGTGCAAGTCCGCCATGCGGGACTCCTTCGCGTTGCGGCAGTGTGCATCGTCGCTCCCCGGCTCGCCACTGCTGGGAACTCAATTCAGGCTTCCTCCGGCGGCGAGGTAGCCATCGATGGCGCGCTGGAGGCGGTCGAGGGCGGTGCCGTAGGCGGTGAAGTCCCCGGTGTGCTGCGCTTCGCGCAGGCTGGCCAGGGCCTCGTTGAGTTCGAGGACCGCGGCGGTCAAGTCCGCCGGCCCGGCCGGCGGCGCGGGAATCGGCGCGGCTCCTTCTACCGGCGGCGCGGGAGTGGCCTGCGGGTCGGGTGGCGGCGCGGTGGCCGCATCGCCACCCGGGGCGGTCGCGGCCCGACCGGTTCCTGCTCCGAACACCTGATCGAGCGCCTCGGCGAGGGTGGGGGCGTAGCCGACCCGGAGGCCGCCGGTGCCGGGTTCGCGGTAGCTGACCAGGACGCGGGCCAGTTGCGGGAACGTCGACCCGTCCGCGGTGGTGGACAGCCGCTCGGTGTAGAGGGGTTCGACGTAGAGCACGCCGCCGTCGGCGATCGGCAGGGTCAGCAGGTTCCCGTAGTGGATCCGGTTCGAACGCTCGAGCAGGGTGCGCTCGGACGCCACCCGGGTGTCGGAGATCATCGAGTTCTGGATCTGCTGCGGACCCTGGGTCAGGGTGTCCGTCGGCAGCTGCAACACCTCGATGGTGCCGTAGCCGTCGGGGTCCGAGCGCACCGAGAGGTAGGCGGAGAGGAATTCACGGTTGAACCCGACCATGGCGGAGGCGAGCCGGAACGAGGGCGCCGCGGTCTGCGGGTCGCCGACCAGGACGTAGTACGGGGGCTGCTGCCCGGCGGCGTCCGAGGTCGGATCGGAGGGAACGGACCAGAACGCATTATTGGTGAAGAATTCCCGCGGGTCGTTGACGTGGTATTTCGCGAGGCGTTCGCGTTGCATCCGGAACAGGTCCTCGGGGTAGCGGAAGTGGGCGCGCAGGTCCTCGGAGATGGTCTCGTCGGGCCTGACGGTGCCGGGGAACACGCTCATCCACGCGGTCAGGACCGGATCGTCCCGGTCGACCTGATAGAGGGTGACGGTGCCGTCGTAGGCGTCGACGGTGGCCTTGACGGAGTTGCGCACGTACGAGATTTCCTCGCGGGGCAGGGTTCTGCCGGTGTCGGTGACGACTGGTTCGGTCAGGGCCCCGGCCTGCGAGTAGGGGTAGTGCTCGAGGGTGGTGTACGCGTCGACGATCCAGGTGATCCGGCCGTCGACGACGGCCGGGTAGGGGTTGGTGTCGGTG of the Rhodococcus oxybenzonivorans genome contains:
- a CDS encoding N-formylglutamate amidohydrolase, with the protein product MLPSLTALGSADPHVITVPARTGTNVELRIHTWLTVFDVAAEEWVPAASGFVVTVLVYIVDAATGRPRYLPVTEPGEWARAIFADVDAAQGYFLGAVDPDTGEHRDGQLAYRLYLGADWQAIRAPRQVVGCPHYRLRAGDTDPEIRIVTTA
- a CDS encoding potassium/proton antiporter, with protein sequence MSIQLPADWWILVVAALLVGGVLAGGFASRLRLPGLLLFLVLGMVIGDDGLRLVSLGDPRVAQIGGTIALLLILYEGGLTTKPKDLWAGAVPGSLLATVGVLLTAGVVGAGTYFLLDIDVLTAFLIGAVVASTDAAAVFAVLRRAPLPRRLASLLEVESGANDPLAIMLTIGLIETWRGAPGVADWAGFAVLQLGGGLAIGGLIGIAGSWTLMRVNLGPEGAYPVLALGIAGLSYGAAAAAGASGFLAVYVTGLIVGAQVPLHRRGIRTFHRGLSGTAEVGLFLLLGVLVFPSQLPAVIGPGLIVTIVLVLVARPIAVVLCLVWLRYRWQELTLISWAGLRGAVPIVLATFPFVAGYPDGLFIFNIIFFVVLVSAAVQGSSIRLVARWLGLRTNTTALDPVAENVPIGSINTEMIEVRVTDDLYIAGRQLKDLTPPHGLITSILRGNRILIPSPRTRIRSGDLVIIAAPHHSSASKRVTAWARGEQPPPTGHHPPRSPSG
- a CDS encoding universal stress protein; protein product: MNRDGPVPCVVVPLDGSAQARRALDPAMRVAQVLGCSIELVTVYDPVRGRWARDLDDIADRMPFEQVEVAVVGSGWPGEVLADVAGDHPGTLICMATQDHDQLQRLALGSVSTHLMRATDGPILFVGPGYTPQQDLPRYRDLVVCIDNSSRADTAVRLAAVWAARLGLGITLVHVAADLAGQLEMESELAAYVDRLTDGGAAATATVLISDSPAHAVAELLGSRPDALALTVSQGRGSLTRLLLGSVTSELLARSPAPVLVA
- the nhaA gene encoding Na+/H+ antiporter NhaA; protein product: MNNRPTAKAALFPRGSWAETSRIAELLRRETVGGALLLMAAVVAMVWANSPWSSGYDALREYTVGPEALHLNLSVGMWAADGLLAIFFFVVGLELKREFVAGDLRDPRRAALPIAAAVGGMALPAAVFVAVNARTGGDALQGWAIPTATDIAFALAVLAVISTHLPSTLRTFLLTLAVVDDLLAITIIAVFYTDKLSVLPLLAALIPLAAFAFAVQRRVRSWWLLLPLAAATWALVHASGVHATVAGVLLGFTVPVIRSRAAGGPDAGPGLAEHFERRIRPLSAGFAVPVFAFFAAGVTVGGLTGLSDALSDPITLGIIFGLVLGKTCGIFGTTYLLSRFTRATLDSGLRWIDVLGVAVLAGIGFTVSLLIGELAFGEASPRDDHVKIGVLSGSLIAAFVAAVILRIRNRAYRLIAEEETVDADADGVPDVFTDNGRDTRPDGSPGPTGRRGTTPVRTVRGVRCGRRRGRRPR
- a CDS encoding cation:proton antiporter, with the translated sequence MADLHDFALIAVILAIAACAGLLATRLRQPMIVAFIGVGILVGPAGTGWVVADSTIELLARLGIAILLFLVGLKLDLHLIRSTGPVALATGLGQVLFTSVVGYLIAIALGMDSVTALYVAVALTFSSTIIIVKLLSDKRELEQLHGRIAVGFLIVQDIVVVLVMIALNVFGRQSGDSLALNITLVIAKGLGLLTAVAVLMRYVLPWLLHHIARSQELLVLFGVSYAVSIAAVSDTLGFSSEVGAFLAGVSLASTPYRDTLGARLVSLRDFLLLFFFLDLGPRLEFTHAADQIPEAAILPLPRHRARPGRTPGLDRRATVMSRLNPSLDNSDQLRAYLIGSRFSPDLSPVCWYSMIGEPCFPDRLPRRLSARTVRRWSGRVPIVVATGEHGKLVSPECLQPRVRSLLGVQVCTIAWVGHLTLREASNAVAELISATPHTREDAV